The genome window AGGCGGCAACGGCGGGAGTGCAAAGGCCTGAATAGCTTTGTCATATACGAGGCCAAGGGCCACTCAAATTGTGGGATGGTGTAGTTCTGTGATACTTTTTGAATTAGATCAGTTATGAAAAGTTCCGAAATCCAAAGTTCACGTGACATTTTGGGAGGCGCTCCTGTCTTTGCTGGCACGCGTGTGCCAGTGCAGGCTTTGTTTGATTATTTAGAGGCAGGAGATTCCCTCGATGAATTTATCGCCGATTTTCCTACTGTCCGGCGCGAACAAGCCATTCATTTGCTCGAAGAAGCCAAGATCTCGCTCGTTTCTCCCGAATAAATGAAAATCCTGCTCGATGAGTGTATCCCGAGAAGGTTGAAATTTGAGCTTAAGAACCATGATGCCAAAACAGTTCAGGAAATGGGCTGGACGGGAAAAAAGAATGGTGACTTGCTTGCTTTAGCTGACAAGGGATTTGAGGTATTCATCACTCTAGATAAGAATCTTGAAGCACAATTAAACGTAAGCAAGTTTAATCTGAAAATCGTGGTCTTTTCGATTGGAAGCAGTCGTCTTGCAGACATTAAAGCTTATCTGCCTCAGCTTCATCGCGCTTTGGATAGCAGCAACCCAGACAAGCTGATTCATATCAAGCGATAGCGCAAGGCTCTATTTGACCTCAAAGACCTTCGGCACAACCTCCCCTGCCTTGCCCCAGAAGCTTTCATCGAAGCAGCGGCTGTTCGCAGGCTCTTCCGGTCCGATGTAATAGCTGTGTGTTCCATTTTTGCTTTTCACCTGGGCGGCAAACCCCGCCGCCGGATGCACCACCCCCGAGCTGCCGATGCAGATAAAAACCGTGCAGCTATCAAGAGCAGCCGCGATGTCTTCCAGGTAGTAGGGAACTTCGCCGAACCAGCAGATATGCGGACGAATGCGTCCACCACACTCGCAGCGCGGAACTGATTCCAGGTTGGGATAGGAGTTCCGGTCGTCAAAAGCGGGCCGCTTGCACCCAGCCCGTTCACACCGGCTCTGCATGAGCCTGCCATGCATGTGCCAGACGTTCTCGCATCCCGCCTGCTCCAGCAGTGCATCAACGTTTTGTGTGCAGTGAAAGAGCCGCTCCCCGAGCGCCTGTTCCAGTTGCGCCAGGGCAAAGTGCGCCGGATTCGGTTTGCATTGCGCTGCAACCTCGCGCCGCCACGAATAAAATTCCCAAACCAGCCGCGGATCATTTCTCCAAGCCACCGGCGAAGCCACGTCCTCGATGCGAAAGTTCCGCCACAACCCATCAGAGCCGCGGAAGGTGGGGATGCCACTCTCAGCGCTCAAACCGGCTCCAGTCAGGATAAATACGCGGTCGTCAGGATGAATAGGAATCATCAACAGAAATTAAACTATGCCATTTTAACTTGTTAGAAACTGCCTGGCTCTTTTGACATCGTTTGAAAAGCGGCACTTACAAAAAGCGTCACTTACAAAAAGTGGCACCTACAAAAAGTGGCACCAACAAAAGTGGCACCTGCAAAAAGTGGCACTTACAAAAAGTGACACCTGCAAAAAGTGTCATCCTGAGCGGAGCCGCGCTTCGCGGCGAAGTCGAAGGACCCCGAGGATGCATATCGTTCCATGCAGCTTCAGGGAATTCTCTCGATTCACTCTTGCCTGGGTGCCCCACGCGCGCGCCAGCGCGTGTGGGACAAAACTCGCCACAAACTGCGCCGATGGGTTGCTTTTCTGGGAACTTTACCCTGAGCTTTGGTTTCTAAATCTATAGTTCCTAATATGCTTTGAAAGAAATGACTGAATGAAAAAAGCCATCATCATCGTGGCGGCGGTGGCTGCATACTGCCTCTTTGAAATCGTGCTTCTCCTGAGCATAGTTACCCCAAACCCCGGTTACCCGACCTCAGGTACTCGTCAAACGGTTACCGGAGCAGCGCAGCTTGTGTTGATCCCTGGCTTGGCCGCAGTTTTTTCGCGAATTATATATGGCCCATACCGCTGGAAAAGAAGAGCCTTAATCATCCTCGCAGTGGGAGCCGGATGTGTGCCTGCGTTGGTCGGTTTGGTAGCTGTCGGGATGGTGCTCGATTGGGTTAGTTCCAGAAGTATAGCTTGGTTAATTGTATTGCTCGTATTGATCGGGTGCGGCTTTATACCCGCCCTGTTTTTTGTAGTTAGGAAATTAAGAAAGCGAGGCGTTGCGCTTGAGACGAAGAGATGGTTGGCCGAGCGCCAGTCAGGAACCAGCGCTCGCGAACGCAGATGGAAAGATCGAGCGATCCGATACTCATTGTGGCTTCCCGCACTCTCAGTACTGCTTGTTTTCTTGTTTTTACCGGAATCGTGGGGCATTGCCTCACACTTTGAATTTCGAACCCAGGTTTTGACTGAGTATCAGGTTCGAGTGCCCGCCAGCTGGATCATCCTGCAGCAGGATGCGCAATCGGAACCCGGATATTCTTATATCTCAGGTTTGGCGGGTCGGGGCATGGGTTTCAGCGTCACGCGGTATCTTCATTGGTGGGATGTTCCTCTCTCAAGCTGGAGCGTTGGCACCCAACCCTATGCTTATTTCGGAGCATCAGCCCCGGAGCATTGGCTGCCCAAGATTGAGAACGTGATTGCTCAGCGCGACTTCTTGATCGGTAATACGCCTCTGACCTGCGTGGACTACTGGCCATCTTATTTGACTGAGCGGGGAAAGCCCCGGGATGCATCCATTGCGTATATCAACTGTTACAGCCCTGCCCGGTTGTACGCCAGTTTTACAGGCGAAAGATTTCAGGTTCCGGTGTTTTACAAAATGCTGGAAGGCATTACACAAACACGCTAGCTTCCTAGATCTGTCATCCTGAGCGGAGCCGCGCTTCGCGGCGAAGTCGAAGGACCCGAGGATGCATATCGTTCCATGCAGCTTCAGGGAATTCTCTCATTCACTCCTGCCCTTTCATCTCTCGCTTGGGAGAAAACACCGGAAATAGATGAGAGAAAATCGTAAATCGCAATTCGAGACTTCCAAAATGTCAATACTTTGATCCCAGAATGATACCACTATGGCACCATGTTGTTCATTCTACCCCAATCCATGCCATCCTTTCCTTAAGTACCCGAAAGGAGGGCACAAAGAATGAATATTAGAGAAATCTTTAGCAACAAACCCCGCTGCCGGCACATCAGCAAAATCGGCAGCCGCTGCCAGGCCGATCCCCAGACCGGTAAACCCTATTGCTTTTTCCACGATCCCGGCCAGAAAGAAAAACAAGCCCAGGCCCGTAAGCAAGGTGGGGAAGCCCGCAACCGTCCGCCTGAGACCATCCTGCCGCCCCATTTCGAGCGCCGGCCCCTGCAAGATCTCTCCCAGGTCCACGAGTTTCTCGAAGACATCGCCAACTACATCTGCCGTGGTGAAATGGACCTGCGCACCGGCCGCACCCTCACCTACGTCGCCAACAGCGTCCTCGCTGTCCTGAAAGAAAAAGCGCGCCAACAGCGCCAGGAAGACGGTCGCGCCGCCAAAAAAACCAGCCCTGACCAGGTAAAGTTCTTCTTTAGCCCGATTCCTCGCTCGGAACGGCGCACTGATGACCATAACAAAGACCAAGACCATAACCAGAATCAGAACAACGCCAAGCCGCAGCCAACCATTCTCGGCCAGAGCACCGTGGCCCCCTCCGCCGTGCCCGGCAAGCGAAACCAACCAGAAGACAAACACCCAGCCCGGCCCGATCAAGCCCGGCAGACCAGCCCCGGCACTGATTCTGCCGCGAGCCCAAACGCCGCACCACCAAATCAACCAGCACCCCAGTCTCAGCGACGAATCCTGCACGGGAGTTCACCCTTTCCCCCGGTCGTCGTTCCCAACAAGCCCGCGCCGCCCCCGCAGCCGTCCCGCTATCCCCAGTACGGCCCGGATGACATCCGTAAGGTTTGAGGAAAACAGAAAGGTTGATTAAGAGGGTTCAGAAAAAGCATTCCCAGGCAATGCAGGGCGTACTTGGAATAGCGCGAGCAAAGCGCGAGGGTAAAGCGGTTTACCGTGGAGCCCTTAGAATGACGCCCCATTAGGTCTTTGAAAATTCGTAAGAGCAGTATCCCGTCGCCGGAGCGATTTGCCTATGCACGCCTCTGCGTTCCTCCGCGTCCTCTGCGGTGAACTCTTGTTTTTGGCTAAAAGCTAAAAGCCAAAGGCTAAAGGCTTCTTTTCCGCGACCCAAGCCAGCAGGGGGCCCCCGAAGGCGAAGCCAAGGCTTTTCCTGAGGACTGAGGACTGACGACTGACGACTCTCTAGAACCCTTCTTCTATCAACCGTTCCAGGGTAATGGAAGATGAACCTGGTTTCTGCAGCGCCATTTTTTCCGCATACTTGGCCAGCACGTCCACTTCAATATTGAGCGGAGCGCCCGGCTGCAGCGTGTACAGGTTGGTAGCTTTGTGGGTATGAGGGATGATTGCAATCGAAACTTCAGTTTCGTGTACCTTGGCAACCGTGAGGCTGATGCCTTCGATAGTAATCGAGCCTTTTTCTACCACATAGCGCATGAGTTCCTGGGGAATGCTAATCTGCAGCCAATAGTCATCGCTGCTCTTGATCTTTTCCAGGGTAAGTAATTTTCCGACTCCATCTACATGGCCCTGCACAATGTGTCCGCCGAGAGGGGTGCCGGCCCGCATGGGAAGTTCCACATTGACAAGCGCCCCTTTCGCGAGACGATTGAATGAAGTGCGAGAAACAGTTTCGTGAGCCAGGTCTGCGCTGAAAGATCTGCCGGGAACAATTCTTACTGCCGTCAAACAGACGCCGCTTACTGCTACGCTGTCGCCCAGCTTCAACGCACGGCTTGCGCGCTCTGCGGCGACGGTGATGCGGCCAGCGCCATTGGTTATGACGACTTCGCTGACTCGTCCTACTTCTTCAATGAGTCCTGTGAACATGCTGTCTCCAGGTTACTCCGCCTCGTGAATCGCGCTGAAATCGTAAGGATCGCGTATGTATCCCTCCACCGCGAAGTCCTCTCCGAAATGATGGATGGTGACGTGCTGCACGTGCGCAGCTTCTCCCATATGGCGAAAGCCTGCACCACGGGCGAAGGGCACCGAGCCTGACCCGGCAAGAATTTTTGGCGCGTAGTAGAGAAAGACCTTGTCCACTACGCCCGCTGCCAGCGCCGCCCAATTCACCAGCGCGCCTCCTTCGATCAGCAAGCTGGTGATCTGCATCTCCGCCAGGCGCTTCATCATACTGCGCATATCCGGACGGCCGTCGGACGCGCTTGATTCCATTTCGGGAAAAAGAGGGCCGCCAATTCCCGTGCGGCGGCGGACCGGCATGCGCCTGATTTTATCCGAGGGCGCCTGTGCAGAAGCGGCGTGGGCAATGGCGACTTGTTCCACGCGAATGCCGCGCGCTTCAAACTCGCGCTTCCTTTTCTCTTCGGCAAACGAACATAAAACCAGCACATCGTCCTGCGCGGTTTTGACTACGCGTGATTCCAAGGGGAGCCGCAAGCGCGAATCCACAATCACGCGAAGCAGCGGCCGCCGTCGCGGCCTTCCCGTGCGGTCGGTCAACAGAGGATCATCGGCAATGATCGTCCCCACGCCCACCATCAGAGCATCACTCGAGTGGCGCAACTCTTGAACATGCGCACGTGCGGTCTCGCTGGTGATCCACCCGCCGGTCGCCCCCCCCGAGCCCAAAGCCGTGGGATTACCCGATTCCCCCGGCGGAGGCGCAATTTTGCCATCCAGCGTCATTCCGGCTTTTAACGTGACCAGCGGCTCATGCCAGCGGATATATTTCGTAAACGCTTCATTCAGCTTGCGCGCCTCATCTTCCAGCACGCCTTCAATCACTGCAATGCCCGCAGAACTCAGTTGCTCGATGCCTTTTCCCCGGACGAGTGGATTGGGATCAAGCATCGCCGCGACGACGCGCTTGATCCCCGAGGAGATAATCGCCTCCGTGCAAGGACCGGTGCGCCCCTGATGACAGCACGGCTCCAGATTCACATAAAGAGTCGCTTCTTTCAGAGGAACGTTCTTGCTCTGGGCTTGCTCAATGGCAATTACTTCGGCGTGCTTGATGCCATCATAGGTATGAAATCCGCTGCCCAGGACCTTCCCCTCGGCGTCCACTACAACGGCGCCGACATAGGGATTGGGCGCGGCCAATCCTATGCCTAGCCGTGCCAGCAGAAGTGCCTGGCGCATAAAGTCGTGATGTTTTTCTTCAGGATTCAATTCAGGTCTGCTCGTCCTGTTAATCTGTGGCTGTTATTCGAACAGTGAGTTCACAAATGCCTCGGCATCAAACGGCAGCAAGTCGCCGGCTTTTTCTCCTACTCCTACGTAGCGCACGGGCAGCTTCAGCTCCCGGCTGATGGCTACAACCACGCCGCCCTTGGCTGTGCCATCGAGTTTCGTGAGCACAATGCCGGTTACCCCGGCAGACTGCGTGAACTGCCGCGCCTGTTGCAATCCGTTTTGCCCTGTGGTGGCGTCCATGACCAGAAGAACTTCATGCGGCGCTCCCGGAATAATGCGTTCGGCGGTGCGCTTCATCTTTTCCAGCTCGGACATGAGGCTTGATTTGGTATGCAAACGGCCGGCCGTATCCACAATCACGAAATCCATCTTGCGGGCCTTGGCGGAGTGCAGAGCATCGAAGAGCACGGCCGACGGGTCGCCTCCGGGCTTGGTTTTAATCACTTCGGTGCGGGTGCGCTCTCCCCAGATTTCGAGCTGCTCGATGGCAGCGGCGCGGAAGGTATCTGCCGCACAGAGAAGAACAGATTTGCCATCGCTGCCCAGCAGGTTCGCCAATTTACCGATGGTTGTGGTTTTACCCGTGCCATTCACGCCCACCACCAGAATCACTTCAGGCGGCTCGGCGTCTCTTGCCGGCGCAACCGCAGCATTCAGGATGGCCAACAGCTCCTGCTTGAGCAGCCGCTTGAGTTCAGCAACGTCGCCAATCTGCTTGCGGTCAGCCTGCGCGCGCAGTTTTTCGAGCACCTCGTGGGTGGTGGCAGTGCCGAGGTCGGCGGCAATGAGGGTTGCTTCCAGGTCATCAAGCGTCTCGCGGTCAATTTGCTTGCCGAAAGAGACGATGCTTTCAATGTGCTCGCTCAGGCTTTCGCGCGTGCGCGTGACCGCCTGCTTCATTCTCTCCAGGAAGCCGGGCTTGCTGGTCTGCTCTTCTTCTTTTTTCTTGCTGCCAAATAATGAAATCGCCATGCGTGTTTGCCGAAAATTCCATTATACGGTGCTCGCAATAGAGCAGTCGGGACGGGGTTTGTTATGGGTAGAATTTATGTGTTTGGAGAGCGCGGGGCACTGGACAGCGCCAACGCTCAATCTCCTGCCACGGGAGGGGAAGCAGGCGCATCGGCAACGGCTTCCGCAGTTTCGGCTGCAGCAGCGGCGGCAACTTGTTCTCCGGTTACCGTACCGGCGCGGTACAGGCGCAAAACTCCGCGTTCAAAGACAGCGGTCAAAGCGGCCACCACGCGCGGGTCGAACTTTGCAGCGGCCAGCGAGTTGATGATGCGCACCACGTATTCCGGGTCCATGGCCGCCTGGTAAGGACGGTTGGTGGTCATGGCGTCGAAGGTGTCACCCACCATGATGATGCGCGGCATCAGGCCGATCTGGTCTGCCTTGTATCCGTGGGGATAGCCGCGGCCGTCGAGCGATTCGTGGTGCAGTTCGATTCCGGGAATCATCTCGCGCAGTGCCTCTACCGGACGCAGGATGCTGGCGCCTTTGGACGTGTGCGTTTTCATGATCTCGAATTCGTCAGGCGTGAGCGCTCCGGGCTTTTTCAAGATGCGGTCTTCGATCCCGATCTTGCCTACATCATGCAGTTGGGCTGAGATGCGGATTTTTTCAATTTCCTCTTTGCTCAATCCAAGCTCCGTCGCCAAAATCACGGAGTAGCGCGTGACCCGGTCAGAGTGGCCTTTGGTATACGGGTCCTTTTCGTCAACCGCACCGGCCAGCATTTGGATGGAACTCATAAACAGCGAACGATTTTCCTGGGCCGCGCTCTTGAGGTCAAAGACCAGCCGCTCCAGGTCGGCGCTCATGGTATTGAACGTAGTAGCGAGCTCTCCGATTTCCGTGCGGCTCTTCAGGCGAACTCGTTTGGAAAAGTCTCCTTTGGCGATGGCACGGCTGGAGTCCGTCAATGTTTTGACAGGCTGGCTGATTTGATTGGCGGCGAAGATGCTGATCAAAATGCTGACCAAGATGACGATAAGAGCCAGCCAGCGGTTCTTGCTCTGCATATCAGAAACGCCCAGGTAGGCATCGTGTTGCGTCTTCTGCGCCACTACAGCCCACTCCAGGGAAGGAACCGGACGGTAGCTCCCCAGCATGTCAATTTTTGTGTTGTTCCGAGTGACAGAGAATTCCATCGTTTTGGTAACGTTAGCCTTGCTGCCTTGCTTGACGAAGTCCTTCACGATGTCAAAGTTCGTCATGTCCTCGCCGGTTACATAAGCAGAATCGGCGCCTGCGACCAGCCGCCCCTGGCGATCCACTACATAAATGTTCAGTCCGCCCTTGGAGTCTTCCCGCAAGCGGTTCAACAGTGGCTGCTGATCAACAATGACTCCGATCATTCCGATGAAGTGGTTTTCTACCGTGACCGGCGAACTGACCAGGGTCACGGTTTTGCTCAGTTTCCCGGCGCCCATCTGCATGGCTGGACCGTTATAAGGCCGGCCCTCGCGTGCGGCTGCGAAGGCATGCTCCAGCTCGCGGAGCATGAAATCATCAATCTCGATCCTTTTCGCGGTAATCCCCTTCCCCTTGGATTCAGATCCGATGAGTGTGGCGTAAGAAATGTTTTCCGATGAGGAAACAAATTTTTCCAGCAGCGCACGCAGTTCGGGCGCATCCAGGTGCTCGCCCTTCAGGTCGCTTCCGCTGGCCACGGTGATGGCTGAGGCGAGATTGCCCATCATGGTCAGCAGGTTGCTTTGCCGTTGTGCCAGTTCTTCTTCTACCGAGCGCGTAATCGTGTTCTGCAGCAGCTTCTCATTGGTGACCAGGCGGTCGCTTTCATCATTCACAACGGTGTTGCCGTACCACACCAGCGGACCAACGCTGACCAGGATCAGGACGCCGAAGATGAGATAAAGAATCGGTATACGCTTAGGCATGTCTACATTCGGGGTTGATGCGAATTCTATCGCGGAATGGCGCCAAAGTGGGAAACTTTCGATGTATCGAAGGTACACTATTCCACTTTGCCCGGCCGGGTCATGAGTTCGCGGATAGCATCGCGGGGGGCCTTGCCGTCGTGCAGAATGGCGTGCATCTGCTGCGTAATGGGCATTTCCACACCGAACTTTTGCGCCAGTCCCATAGCGGCATTGGTGGTCAACACACCCTCGGCCACCATGCCGTGCATACCGGCAATGACCTCAGGCAGTTTGCGGCCTTTGCCCAACTCCACTCCCACGGTGCGGTTGCGGGAGAGCCCGCCGGTGCAGGTAAGCACCAGGTCTCCCATGCCGGCCAATCCTGCCAGGGTCTCGCGTTTTGCTCCGCATGCTACTGCCAGGCGGGTAATCTCGGCCAATCCGCGGGTGATGAGCGCAGCCACGGTGTTGTGTCCCAGGTCCAATCCGTCGCAGATTCCGGCAGCGATAGCAATTACATTTTTCAGCGCTCCGCCCAGCTCTACTCCGATTACATCGTCATTGGTGTAAACCCGAAAGGCGGGATCGCTGAATTCGCTCTGAATGCGTCCGGCGAGAGAGGAATCTTTAGAAGCCGCTGTAATTGCCGTCGGATCGCCGCGTGCGACCTCCTGAGCGAAGGTAGGACCGCTCAGAGCGGCAATGGCAGGAGTGAAGCCTGCCGACTTGGAAACGACGTGCTCAATCACCTCGCTCATGCGCAACAGCGTGCCTTCCTCCACGCCTTTGGTGGCGCTGACGAAGGCCATCCCGTTGTGCAGGTGTGGCGCCATTTGTTCGAAGATGCGTCTTCCATGGTTCGAAGGCACAGCACTGACGACGACCTCGGCTTTGTGCAGGGCTGAGCCGAGGTCATTGGTTGCACGGACAGATTCGGGAACCCGCTGTCCGGGCAGAAATAAAGCGTTGCTTCGGCTCGACTGTATAGACTCGTAGACTTCTTTTTCATATGCCCAGAGGCGAAGACGGTGCGTGCCTTTGCGTCCTAGTACGATGGAGATCGCCGTTCCCCAGGCGCCTGCGCCGATAATTGCAATGTCAGACATGAATAATTTAGTCCTTCGTTCCCGCGGTCATGGCTTCCACTTTCTTTTTGCCGAACTTATTTTCCGTGCCGCTCACCAGACGCCGGATGTTCTCATGGTGCTTCACAATGATCAGCAGCGATATAAGAATTGAAGTTACTAGAAGTGATCTCTGCCGCCAATTCTCCAGCCCATATGCGAAGGCTGGAAAGCATGCCGTTGCCACGATCGAGGCCAAAGAGACGTAATGCGTGACGACAAAAATCACCAGGAAAACCAGCAGGGACAAACCAATGGCCTTGGGGGAAAGCGCGAGAAAAACTCCCGCAGCAGTAGCCACGCCTTTACCGCCGTGAAACTTCAGCCATACCGGGAACATATGACCCAGGACAGCAAAGAGTGCTGCCAATGAAAGCAGCATGACCCCACCGCTAACATCGGCATCATAAGAAATAAGGATGTGCCGTCCTAGAAACCAAAGTGGAAGAAATCCCTTGAGCCCGTCTAAAAGCAGGGTCGCTATTCCCAGCCCAGGAGCAGTGCGGGCTACGTTGGTTGCGCCGATGTTGCCACTCCCTGTAGTGCGTATGTCCTGCTTCTTAAACAGGCGAACCAGGATGTAACCAAACGGTATTGATCCGATCAGATATGACACAACCGCTACGATGATGTAGTCCGTCCGCATGGTTAAGAAAACAACAAATAGCCGCTTCAAAATCTATTGCAGTTCAAATCGAGCCAGCTTGGTATAAACCGCGCCGCTGGGGGCGGTCTTGCTCTGATACAAAAAGAACTCGTGAGCCGTCATTGTACCGAAGTCGGGCGGCGTCATCCTGGCCAGCCGCTCTTGCAGGTGTTGAAACTTCTTGTTTGGCCCATCCGTACGCTCTCGCTGGGGATTGCCCGAACCGCTGCGTGCCAGTGTGAGATGCGGGGTGAAAGCGCGCTCTTCCTTTTCTATGCCCAGTGGAAGCAGGGCTTCATCCACGCTCCGGGCCGCCTGAACAAGATGATCATCTGCTTCTACCCCGATCCAGAAGACGCGGGGCGATCGGGGAGTAGGAAAGAAGCCGATGCCGCGAAAGCTGATTTGCGTCTTCCTCGCTTGAATCGTGCTTAGCTTTTCCTTGATGGTGTCGTGCTGCGCGCTTTCACCAATGAATTTGAGCGTGATGTGCAGGGATGCAGGTGAAACCCAACGCACCTCGGGCGCAGATTCGCGCACGCTCTCCATGAAACGCTCAATGCGCTGCTGGATGGCGTCATCAAGATCAATGGCAACGAAGAGGCGCATGGTTAAACACAAAGTACTCAGTACTCGGTACTCAGTACTCAGAAAATGCATAAAGAGAGCGCAGACAAAATCGAACAGGTTCGTAAATCAAAAATCGTGCTTCTAACTTCATACTTCGTACTTACATTAATCTTCTTCTCACCATATCCAATGCCTGCTGGCTGGCCCCCCAGCGGATGCGTTCGCGGTCGCCCGGCAAAAGCCTCTTCACTACATCTGTCTTCTTGCCGTCGGAAAGAGCATGGTAGACCAGGCCCACGGGTTTTTCTTCTGTCCCACCTTTAGGGCCGGCGATACCAGTGACGG of Terriglobales bacterium contains these proteins:
- a CDS encoding DUF433 domain-containing protein: MKSSEIQSSRDILGGAPVFAGTRVPVQALFDYLEAGDSLDEFIADFPTVRREQAIHLLEEAKISLVSPE
- a CDS encoding DUF5615 family PIN-like protein, which codes for MKILLDECIPRRLKFELKNHDAKTVQEMGWTGKKNGDLLALADKGFEVFITLDKNLEAQLNVSKFNLKIVVFSIGSSRLADIKAYLPQLHRALDSSNPDKLIHIKR
- a CDS encoding Sir2 family NAD-dependent protein deacetylase, translating into MSAESGIPTFRGSDGLWRNFRIEDVASPVAWRNDPRLVWEFYSWRREVAAQCKPNPAHFALAQLEQALGERLFHCTQNVDALLEQAGCENVWHMHGRLMQSRCERAGCKRPAFDDRNSYPNLESVPRCECGGRIRPHICWFGEVPYYLEDIAAALDSCTVFICIGSSGVVHPAAGFAAQVKSKNGTHSYYIGPEEPANSRCFDESFWGKAGEVVPKVFEVK
- a CDS encoding riboflavin synthase; the protein is MFTGLIEEVGRVSEVVITNGAGRITVAAERASRALKLGDSVAVSGVCLTAVRIVPGRSFSADLAHETVSRTSFNRLAKGALVNVELPMRAGTPLGGHIVQGHVDGVGKLLTLEKIKSSDDYWLQISIPQELMRYVVEKGSITIEGISLTVAKVHETEVSIAIIPHTHKATNLYTLQPGAPLNIEVDVLAKYAEKMALQKPGSSSITLERLIEEGF
- the ribD gene encoding bifunctional diaminohydroxyphosphoribosylaminopyrimidine deaminase/5-amino-6-(5-phosphoribosylamino)uracil reductase RibD, giving the protein MNPEEKHHDFMRQALLLARLGIGLAAPNPYVGAVVVDAEGKVLGSGFHTYDGIKHAEVIAIEQAQSKNVPLKEATLYVNLEPCCHQGRTGPCTEAIISSGIKRVVAAMLDPNPLVRGKGIEQLSSAGIAVIEGVLEDEARKLNEAFTKYIRWHEPLVTLKAGMTLDGKIAPPPGESGNPTALGSGGATGGWITSETARAHVQELRHSSDALMVGVGTIIADDPLLTDRTGRPRRRPLLRVIVDSRLRLPLESRVVKTAQDDVLVLCSFAEEKRKREFEARGIRVEQVAIAHAASAQAPSDKIRRMPVRRRTGIGGPLFPEMESSASDGRPDMRSMMKRLAEMQITSLLIEGGALVNWAALAAGVVDKVFLYYAPKILAGSGSVPFARGAGFRHMGEAAHVQHVTIHHFGEDFAVEGYIRDPYDFSAIHEAE
- the ftsY gene encoding signal recognition particle-docking protein FtsY; translation: MAISLFGSKKKEEEQTSKPGFLERMKQAVTRTRESLSEHIESIVSFGKQIDRETLDDLEATLIAADLGTATTHEVLEKLRAQADRKQIGDVAELKRLLKQELLAILNAAVAPARDAEPPEVILVVGVNGTGKTTTIGKLANLLGSDGKSVLLCAADTFRAAAIEQLEIWGERTRTEVIKTKPGGDPSAVLFDALHSAKARKMDFVIVDTAGRLHTKSSLMSELEKMKRTAERIIPGAPHEVLLVMDATTGQNGLQQARQFTQSAGVTGIVLTKLDGTAKGGVVVAISRELKLPVRYVGVGEKAGDLLPFDAEAFVNSLFE
- a CDS encoding HD domain-containing phosphohydrolase; amino-acid sequence: MPKRIPILYLIFGVLILVSVGPLVWYGNTVVNDESDRLVTNEKLLQNTITRSVEEELAQRQSNLLTMMGNLASAITVASGSDLKGEHLDAPELRALLEKFVSSSENISYATLIGSESKGKGITAKRIEIDDFMLRELEHAFAAAREGRPYNGPAMQMGAGKLSKTVTLVSSPVTVENHFIGMIGVIVDQQPLLNRLREDSKGGLNIYVVDRQGRLVAGADSAYVTGEDMTNFDIVKDFVKQGSKANVTKTMEFSVTRNNTKIDMLGSYRPVPSLEWAVVAQKTQHDAYLGVSDMQSKNRWLALIVILVSILISIFAANQISQPVKTLTDSSRAIAKGDFSKRVRLKSRTEIGELATTFNTMSADLERLVFDLKSAAQENRSLFMSSIQMLAGAVDEKDPYTKGHSDRVTRYSVILATELGLSKEEIEKIRISAQLHDVGKIGIEDRILKKPGALTPDEFEIMKTHTSKGASILRPVEALREMIPGIELHHESLDGRGYPHGYKADQIGLMPRIIMVGDTFDAMTTNRPYQAAMDPEYVVRIINSLAAAKFDPRVVAALTAVFERGVLRLYRAGTVTGEQVAAAAAAETAEAVADAPASPPVAGD
- a CDS encoding NAD(P)H-dependent glycerol-3-phosphate dehydrogenase, with protein sequence MSDIAIIGAGAWGTAISIVLGRKGTHRLRLWAYEKEVYESIQSSRSNALFLPGQRVPESVRATNDLGSALHKAEVVVSAVPSNHGRRIFEQMAPHLHNGMAFVSATKGVEEGTLLRMSEVIEHVVSKSAGFTPAIAALSGPTFAQEVARGDPTAITAASKDSSLAGRIQSEFSDPAFRVYTNDDVIGVELGGALKNVIAIAAGICDGLDLGHNTVAALITRGLAEITRLAVACGAKRETLAGLAGMGDLVLTCTGGLSRNRTVGVELGKGRKLPEVIAGMHGMVAEGVLTTNAAMGLAQKFGVEMPITQQMHAILHDGKAPRDAIRELMTRPGKVE
- the plsY gene encoding glycerol-3-phosphate 1-O-acyltransferase PlsY, which gives rise to MKRLFVVFLTMRTDYIIVAVVSYLIGSIPFGYILVRLFKKQDIRTTGSGNIGATNVARTAPGLGIATLLLDGLKGFLPLWFLGRHILISYDADVSGGVMLLSLAALFAVLGHMFPVWLKFHGGKGVATAAGVFLALSPKAIGLSLLVFLVIFVVTHYVSLASIVATACFPAFAYGLENWRQRSLLVTSILISLLIIVKHHENIRRLVSGTENKFGKKKVEAMTAGTKD
- the thpR gene encoding RNA 2',3'-cyclic phosphodiesterase, coding for MRLFVAIDLDDAIQQRIERFMESVRESAPEVRWVSPASLHITLKFIGESAQHDTIKEKLSTIQARKTQISFRGIGFFPTPRSPRVFWIGVEADDHLVQAARSVDEALLPLGIEKEERAFTPHLTLARSGSGNPQRERTDGPNKKFQHLQERLARMTPPDFGTMTAHEFFLYQSKTAPSGAVYTKLARFELQ